A window of Candidatus Bathyarchaeota archaeon contains these coding sequences:
- a CDS encoding 2-isopropylmalate synthase, whose translation MTKETQTRTIRILDTTLRDGEQTPGVSLTTDDKIEIARQLSKLGVDIIEAGFPSSSEGERKVVKDIAKLGLNSKICALSRCTKKDIDAALDCNVDLIHVFIPTSPVQMKYAVSMTPEQVLASAVESVEYVKKHGVTCEFSPMDATRSELPFLKKICKATQDAGMDSLNVPDTVGIMIPKTMAELITELKTTVKVPISVHCHNDFGLAVANSLAAVEAGASQVHTAVNGLGERAGNAALEEVVTTLHVVYKYKTNINTRLLYSTSRMVSSLTGITVQVNKAIVGENAFAHESGIHTRGVTEQPLTFEPISPELVGRTRKLVAGKLAGTRGIKAELQEIGIHPTEAQLSDIVKRVKELGDKGKMVTDADLIAITSTVMGQVVGEEKIVDLCDMAVVTGIKVIPTASVRLTLDGKEYVAAETGVGPVDAVLKAIQKLTSNLEKIRLSEYRLEAITGGSNAVAEVVIKVEDEKGNIVSARAAREDIVMASVEAMINGINKCLLKNRNQGKKQ comes from the coding sequence ATGACAAAAGAAACTCAAACAAGAACTATCCGCATTTTAGATACAACTTTGCGCGACGGGGAACAAACCCCCGGCGTTTCTCTAACAACTGACGACAAAATCGAGATAGCACGCCAACTAAGCAAACTAGGCGTCGACATCATCGAAGCAGGTTTTCCCAGTAGTTCTGAAGGCGAACGCAAAGTCGTCAAAGACATCGCTAAATTGGGTTTAAACTCAAAAATCTGCGCCTTATCTCGGTGCACAAAAAAAGACATAGATGCAGCATTGGATTGCAACGTAGACTTAATCCATGTATTCATCCCCACGTCACCTGTTCAGATGAAATATGCAGTTAGCATGACACCCGAACAGGTATTGGCTTCGGCGGTGGAATCCGTTGAATACGTGAAGAAACATGGTGTAACCTGCGAGTTCTCGCCTATGGATGCAACCCGCAGTGAGTTGCCTTTTCTGAAGAAAATCTGCAAAGCCACACAGGACGCAGGGATGGACAGTTTAAACGTGCCTGACACCGTTGGTATCATGATTCCCAAGACCATGGCTGAGTTAATAACTGAATTGAAAACAACTGTTAAAGTGCCAATTAGTGTACACTGCCACAACGACTTCGGTTTAGCTGTAGCAAACAGCCTCGCAGCTGTCGAAGCAGGCGCCTCACAAGTACACACAGCAGTAAATGGGTTAGGTGAACGCGCAGGAAACGCTGCCTTAGAAGAAGTTGTCACTACATTACATGTGGTTTACAAGTACAAAACCAACATAAACACACGTTTACTCTACAGCACCAGCCGCATGGTCTCATCCCTAACAGGCATCACCGTACAGGTAAACAAAGCCATAGTCGGCGAAAACGCCTTCGCACACGAATCAGGAATCCACACCCGAGGCGTAACCGAGCAACCCTTAACCTTCGAACCCATCAGCCCCGAACTCGTCGGAAGAACCCGCAAACTCGTCGCAGGCAAACTGGCTGGCACACGTGGCATCAAAGCGGAGTTACAAGAAATCGGTATCCACCCAACCGAAGCCCAACTGAGTGACATCGTCAAACGGGTCAAAGAGTTAGGCGACAAAGGCAAAATGGTTACCGACGCAGACCTCATTGCAATAACCTCTACTGTTATGGGTCAAGTAGTTGGGGAAGAAAAAATCGTTGACCTCTGCGACATGGCAGTGGTTACCGGCATAAAAGTAATCCCGACCGCCTCCGTACGCTTAACCTTAGACGGCAAAGAGTACGTTGCTGCAGAAACAGGCGTCGGCCCAGTAGATGCAGTGCTAAAAGCCATCCAGAAATTAACCAGCAACCTCGAAAAAATCCGCTTAAGCGAATACCGCCTCGAAGCCATCACGGGAGGCTCTAACGCAGTTGCTGAAGTTGTCATAAAAGTCGAAGACGAAAAAGGCAACATAGTATCAGCACGCGCCGCCCGAGAAGACATAGTCATGGCATCGGTGGAAGCAATGATAAACGGTATAAACAAGTGCCTACTAAAGAATCGTAATCAAGGCAAGAAACAATGA
- a CDS encoding isocitrate/isopropylmalate dehydrogenase family protein produces the protein MTEYKISLIPGDGIGPELSEATVIVLKGVEKEFGLKFKIMECPAGDIALETLGNALPAETVEVIKNSHACMKGPVGESAADVIVKLRYMFDLYANLRPLKAYPAVPVARPDIDMLFVRENTEDVYKGLEFKIGEDTTLCLRVITRRNSERIAKKAFEMARLRNGKKRVTAIHKANVMRVTDGLFRDVCREVAKQYPDIAFNELYVDAASMRLIKEPQFFDVLCTCNMFGDILSDEAAQLIGGLGMAPGANIGDNFALFEPIHGSAPNRAGKHTANPLSMILSGQMMLEWLGEKYSDPKCIKAAKAIENGVIYALKNGQSVGDCGGKTTTLGMAEAIAAALTAKS, from the coding sequence ATGACTGAATACAAAATATCCTTAATTCCAGGCGACGGAATCGGACCAGAACTATCCGAAGCAACCGTTATAGTCCTAAAGGGCGTAGAGAAAGAATTCGGTTTAAAATTCAAAATCATGGAGTGCCCAGCAGGCGACATAGCCCTTGAAACCCTCGGTAACGCATTACCCGCAGAAACTGTAGAGGTTATCAAGAACAGCCACGCATGCATGAAGGGTCCAGTCGGTGAATCAGCCGCAGACGTCATCGTTAAACTACGCTACATGTTTGACCTCTACGCTAACTTGCGTCCGTTGAAGGCGTATCCCGCGGTGCCAGTTGCACGCCCAGACATCGACATGCTATTCGTACGCGAAAACACCGAAGACGTCTACAAAGGCTTAGAATTCAAAATCGGCGAAGACACCACCCTCTGCTTAAGAGTCATAACCCGCAGAAACAGCGAACGCATAGCCAAAAAAGCATTCGAAATGGCACGCCTACGCAACGGCAAAAAACGCGTAACCGCCATCCACAAAGCCAACGTCATGCGCGTAACTGACGGCTTATTCCGCGATGTATGCCGTGAAGTCGCCAAACAATACCCAGACATAGCCTTCAACGAGTTATACGTTGACGCCGCATCCATGCGGTTAATCAAAGAACCCCAATTCTTCGACGTGCTCTGCACATGCAACATGTTCGGCGACATCCTCTCTGACGAAGCAGCGCAACTCATCGGCGGCTTAGGCATGGCTCCAGGCGCAAACATCGGCGACAACTTTGCATTATTCGAACCCATCCACGGCTCTGCACCAAACCGCGCAGGCAAACACACCGCAAACCCACTAAGCATGATTCTATCTGGACAGATGATGCTGGAGTGGTTGGGAGAAAAATACAGCGATCCTAAATGCATTAAGGCAGCAAAAGCTATAGAAAACGGAGTAATCTACGCGTTGAAGAATGGTCAATCTGTTGGTGACTGCGGCGGTAAAACCACAACTCTGGGCATGGCGGAAGCCATAGCCGCAGCCTTAACGGCTAAAAGTTGA
- a CDS encoding 3-isopropylmalate dehydratase small subunit, whose translation MDSKIKAKAVVFGNNIDTDVILPGKYLILVDPYDLAKHALEGLDTQFVEKAKQGIILIGGKNFGCGSSREQAPLALKYSGVKCVIAESFARIFFRNAINIGLPVIECKGISSAVKNGDELAVDFEAGRIENVSNGKKFQVEKLPPFILEILADGGLIENLRRRMNKK comes from the coding sequence ATGGACAGCAAAATCAAAGCCAAAGCCGTAGTCTTCGGCAACAACATCGACACCGACGTCATCTTACCCGGCAAATATCTAATCCTAGTAGATCCCTACGACTTAGCGAAGCATGCACTGGAAGGTTTGGACACTCAATTTGTCGAAAAAGCCAAACAGGGCATCATCTTGATCGGCGGCAAAAACTTTGGCTGCGGCTCTAGCCGTGAACAGGCACCTCTGGCGTTGAAGTACTCTGGCGTCAAATGTGTCATCGCTGAATCGTTTGCTCGTATCTTTTTCCGTAATGCAATCAACATCGGTTTACCTGTAATTGAATGCAAAGGCATATCAAGTGCGGTTAAGAATGGCGACGAATTAGCTGTGGACTTTGAAGCCGGCAGGATCGAGAACGTCTCTAACGGCAAAAAGTTCCAGGTTGAGAAGCTGCCGCCTTTCATACTCGAAATCTTAGCGGACGGCGGATTAATTGAGAATTTACGTAGGAGAATGAATAAGAAATGA